One genomic region from Lujinxingia vulgaris encodes:
- a CDS encoding PEGA domain-containing protein, producing the protein MKMRVCGAALAAMVVWLFSATAFAADPDQIFEELSEAEKVQLIELIDEGSAAYDDGQFQQAADTFHEAYELAPLPDFLYRLGLAYERLGEDARAVEYYRSFLNQVPQAEERGRIESTIAVIERRLASRAKTAVEVITRPEGARVYVDSKESGMRGVTPIDLNVEAGSYTLFIELDGYEPIEERVQVPEGQTVVLRLGMEPEGGVGPAEPSFMRSTWVPVTLAVVGVGALALTPVFSSQAEAAGREGDEILRRADGRTAANNAAKEAADRREATYNGLAIASPIVGAVALTSAGVIFVWQILSDDPAPERGVSAMGVGPMGEDGMGVGIQGRF; encoded by the coding sequence ATGAAGATGCGAGTGTGTGGGGCGGCGCTGGCCGCGATGGTGGTCTGGCTTTTCAGCGCGACGGCGTTTGCCGCCGATCCCGATCAGATCTTTGAAGAGCTGAGTGAGGCGGAGAAGGTCCAGCTCATTGAGCTTATCGATGAGGGCAGCGCGGCCTATGACGACGGGCAGTTTCAGCAGGCCGCCGACACCTTTCACGAGGCCTACGAGCTTGCTCCCCTGCCGGACTTTCTCTACCGCCTGGGGCTGGCCTACGAGCGCCTGGGCGAAGATGCCCGCGCCGTCGAGTACTACCGAAGTTTTCTCAACCAGGTGCCGCAGGCCGAAGAGCGCGGCCGCATTGAGAGCACCATCGCGGTGATTGAGCGTCGCCTGGCCTCGCGGGCCAAGACCGCCGTTGAGGTGATCACGCGCCCCGAAGGGGCGCGCGTCTACGTCGACTCCAAAGAGTCGGGCATGCGCGGGGTCACCCCCATCGATCTCAACGTGGAGGCGGGAAGTTACACCCTCTTCATCGAGCTTGACGGGTATGAGCCCATCGAAGAGCGCGTGCAGGTCCCCGAGGGGCAGACCGTGGTGCTGCGTCTGGGGATGGAGCCCGAGGGCGGCGTCGGTCCGGCCGAGCCCTCCTTTATGCGCTCGACCTGGGTGCCGGTCACCCTGGCGGTGGTCGGGGTGGGTGCGCTGGCGCTCACGCCGGTCTTCAGCAGCCAGGCAGAAGCCGCCGGCCGCGAGGGCGATGAGATCCTGCGCCGCGCTGACGGTCGCACCGCCGCCAACAACGCGGCCAAAGAGGCCGCCGACCGCCGCGAAGCGACCTACAACGGGCTCGCCATCGCCTCGCCAATCGTCGGCGCGGTGGCCCTGACCTCGGCCGGGGTGATCTTTGTATGGCAGATCCTCTCCGACGATCCCGCCCCTGAGCGGGGCGTCAGCGCCATGGGCGTGGGTCCGATGGGCGAAGACGGCATGGGTGTGGGCATTCAGGGGCGCTTCTAA
- a CDS encoding serine/threonine-protein kinase, which yields MTLYCPQCQQRFDGDLEVCPSDGSRLFNLDSPGDAPDPLLGQVIDERFRIERLLGVGGMGAVYAGVQLSVNREVAIKVLRPEMSDREKALERFFREAKVVSELSHANIVSLFDFGQDRQRDLLYLVMELVRGINLGDLLERGRFRVNMALEVVYQVCGALTEPHARGIIHRDLKPDNLVMLPVSDGTVQVKVLDFGIARALEQSTQITKTGMICGTPAYMAPEQAQNHAIDARTDLYALGIILYEMLSGMVPFTGDTSLQILFSHVQKSPPSLRHILPAGSLPEDIEALCYRMLSKDPAERPRSAREVRDEIDHLRMRHQLRPVRLDVDRQGTGAFEPWLMPHLEGTGRGGPSSTEALRQAPQTGGFGLAPRTGELESMPTIERHTPTDIDRVRVGADARPFSSTQPQFQASPATQAPGQRRTDTITGESKVETPAAVISGDSGNTLKMEAEGGARSRTGLLVALVVLLLGGGAVAAFALGGDEGAGAEVEAAVVEEEAPAAPVADPAPEPSEDALHAESAGARVGLEAMIAARLLTAESAAVAAVAEEAARQQATSRQQQRERPRVSASDSAAEREARAAERQRAIEEARAAEEARQAAARQAAAEREARAAERARKAAEAQDDSSNTDSALRDRLRRLRSGE from the coding sequence ATGACCCTTTATTGTCCACAATGTCAGCAGCGCTTTGACGGCGATCTGGAGGTTTGCCCCTCCGATGGCAGCCGTCTTTTTAATCTGGATTCGCCGGGTGATGCCCCCGATCCGCTGCTGGGACAGGTCATCGATGAGCGTTTTCGCATTGAGCGTCTGCTCGGGGTGGGCGGCATGGGTGCGGTCTACGCCGGGGTGCAGCTCTCGGTGAACCGCGAGGTCGCCATCAAGGTGCTGCGCCCGGAGATGAGCGACCGCGAGAAGGCGCTGGAGCGCTTCTTTCGCGAGGCCAAGGTCGTCTCTGAGCTCAGCCACGCCAACATCGTCAGCCTCTTTGACTTCGGGCAGGATCGGCAGCGCGATCTTCTCTACCTGGTCATGGAGCTTGTGCGCGGCATCAACCTGGGCGACCTGCTGGAGCGCGGGCGCTTTCGCGTCAACATGGCGCTGGAAGTCGTCTACCAGGTCTGTGGCGCGCTGACCGAGCCGCACGCCCGCGGCATCATTCATCGCGACTTAAAGCCCGATAACCTGGTGATGCTGCCCGTCTCCGACGGCACGGTGCAGGTCAAGGTGCTCGACTTTGGCATCGCGCGCGCCCTGGAGCAGAGCACGCAGATCACCAAGACGGGCATGATCTGCGGCACCCCGGCCTACATGGCCCCGGAGCAGGCGCAGAACCACGCGATCGATGCACGCACCGACCTCTATGCGCTGGGCATCATCCTCTACGAGATGCTCAGCGGCATGGTGCCCTTTACCGGCGACACCAGCCTGCAGATCCTCTTCAGCCATGTGCAGAAGAGCCCGCCCTCGCTGCGCCATATCCTGCCGGCCGGAAGCCTCCCCGAAGACATCGAGGCGCTCTGCTACCGCATGCTGAGCAAAGATCCGGCCGAGCGCCCGCGCTCAGCCCGCGAGGTGCGCGATGAGATCGATCATCTGCGCATGCGCCATCAACTTCGGCCGGTGCGCCTGGATGTGGATCGGCAGGGGACGGGGGCCTTTGAGCCCTGGCTGATGCCTCATCTTGAAGGCACCGGCCGCGGCGGCCCCAGCTCCACTGAGGCGCTGCGCCAGGCCCCGCAGACCGGTGGTTTTGGTCTGGCTCCGAGGACGGGGGAGCTGGAGTCGATGCCGACGATCGAGCGCCACACCCCCACCGACATCGATCGGGTGCGGGTGGGCGCCGACGCGCGGCCCTTCAGCAGCACCCAACCTCAGTTTCAGGCCTCACCGGCGACTCAGGCGCCCGGGCAGCGGCGCACCGATACCATCACCGGGGAGTCGAAGGTCGAAACGCCGGCGGCGGTGATTAGCGGTGATTCGGGCAACACCCTGAAGATGGAAGCCGAAGGCGGCGCGCGCTCGCGGACCGGGCTGCTGGTGGCGCTGGTGGTGCTGCTGCTCGGAGGCGGAGCGGTGGCCGCGTTTGCCCTGGGAGGTGATGAGGGCGCAGGCGCCGAGGTTGAGGCGGCGGTGGTCGAAGAAGAGGCCCCGGCGGCGCCTGTGGCTGATCCGGCGCCAGAACCTTCCGAAGATGCGCTGCACGCTGAGAGCGCCGGCGCGCGCGTGGGCCTTGAGGCGATGATCGCTGCGCGCCTGCTCACCGCCGAGAGCGCTGCGGTGGCCGCCGTCGCCGAGGAGGCTGCTCGCCAGCAGGCCACCTCGCGTCAGCAGCAGCGCGAGCGCCCGCGGGTCAGCGCCAGTGATTCTGCCGCCGAGCGGGAGGCCCGCGCCGCCGAGCGCCAGCGCGCCATCGAAGAGGCCCGCGCCGCCGAGGAGGCCCGTCAGGCCGCCGCCCGCCAGGCCGCCGCCGAGCGCGAAGCCCGCGCCGCCGAGCGCGCCCGTAAGGCCGCCGAGGCCCAGGACGATTCGTCGAATACCGACTCCGCGCTGCGCGACAGGTTGCGCCGACTGCGCTCCGGGGAGTAG